The following coding sequences lie in one Rhodopirellula bahusiensis genomic window:
- the ileS gene encoding isoleucine--tRNA ligase produces MSANSTAAFRAPAASPHFPTLEEQVLAFWDQHSIYEQSLARRANAPTFVFYEGPPTANGMPHPGHCLTRAIKDVFPRYKTMRGYRCERKAGWDTHGLPVEVEVGKELGIHSKEEIEAYGVEPFIQKCQSSVWRYMQEWQTLTRRLGFWVNLEEAYVTYHQSYVESVWWSLKNLFARGLLYQGHKIVWWWAQGGTALSAGEVGQGYREVADPSVYVLFPLVDQPERSLVVWTTTPWTLPSNMYAAVKPELDYAVVKDSETGQELVLAAALVESLAGKLKRELTVVETISGESLVGQRYQPPFDDYHSRLSDPSGELVTGEQESLYWRVVAADFVTTDSGSGLVHLAPAFGEIDHEVLVTERTRFVDGQRPELLCAVGPDGKFTDEFASMKGVWVKEADKALTRTLRESGRLLHLEQYLHDYPFCWRADDDPLIQYPRESWFIRTTKFRDLMLKNNSKIGWQPEHIRDGRFGNFLESNVDWALSRERYWGTPLPIWVCQSTGRMEAIESYEELLAKPGVDGTQVWDDAKSANPELPDDLRVHKPYIDAVTYDSPFESGARMQRVSEVIDCWYDSGAMPFAQWGWPHQNDAQFQEQFPADFISEAIDQTRGWFYSQLAISTMLFGEGASIREAGTQASESAPSRDSESDYPHPFRNCIVLGLMLSQWYESAGKEGQPKTVLLSEAEADQADGKFTKKTGKMSKSLRNYRSPSEIFDKYGADAMRWYFFANQAPWNSIIYADQAIRDSIPEFLLRLWNTYSFFSIYAEIDGFDPTTATGVDNQVTPESLALAPTYRPISERSEIDRWIHSELHRTLATVIDRMDAFDNYNACQAITNLLDGLSNWYVRRSRDRFWAPESDSPDKHDAYWTLYEVMLELTKVIAPFVPFLADTLWKELTAPFGDKSLKSVHLCDFPKPDASRVDQKLSDSMRLLREIASMGRSARADAKLKVRLPLSKVEVILTDDSAIDWLQSHDALVREELNVKAVDYTTDGGDYVQYTIVPNFKRLGPKVGKNIPVVKKMLGEADGNQLLTQLQTAGYVELELPSGPLKLDGEDIEVRLQARDGWAAAQGSGCVVVLNTEVTPELRREGLAKDLIRGIQSQRKELDCQYTDRIRVAVETSDAELQSAIDEHREMICGETLADELTMGTLQNAQQVTIEGGELYVAKVSEA; encoded by the coding sequence GTGTCCGCGAATTCGACCGCCGCTTTTCGTGCCCCCGCCGCGAGCCCCCATTTTCCGACTCTCGAAGAACAAGTGCTGGCGTTTTGGGACCAGCATTCGATCTACGAGCAATCGCTCGCCCGCCGCGCCAACGCTCCCACCTTCGTCTTCTACGAAGGCCCGCCAACGGCCAATGGGATGCCCCACCCGGGCCACTGCCTGACGCGTGCGATCAAAGACGTTTTCCCTCGCTACAAAACCATGCGTGGTTACCGCTGCGAACGCAAAGCGGGCTGGGACACGCACGGATTGCCCGTCGAAGTCGAAGTCGGCAAAGAACTCGGCATCCACAGCAAGGAAGAGATCGAAGCATACGGTGTCGAACCGTTCATCCAAAAATGCCAATCCAGCGTTTGGCGTTACATGCAGGAATGGCAAACGCTGACCCGACGACTGGGTTTCTGGGTCAACCTGGAAGAAGCCTATGTGACCTATCACCAATCCTATGTTGAGAGTGTCTGGTGGTCACTGAAAAACTTGTTTGCCCGCGGACTGCTCTACCAAGGCCACAAAATCGTGTGGTGGTGGGCTCAAGGCGGCACGGCACTTTCCGCTGGCGAAGTCGGCCAAGGCTACCGCGAAGTCGCTGATCCGAGCGTCTACGTTCTGTTCCCGCTGGTTGATCAACCCGAACGATCCTTGGTCGTCTGGACCACGACCCCGTGGACGTTGCCCAGCAACATGTACGCGGCGGTGAAGCCCGAACTGGACTACGCCGTGGTCAAAGATTCCGAAACCGGTCAAGAGTTGGTCCTGGCCGCCGCCTTGGTCGAGTCGCTCGCGGGCAAATTGAAACGTGAATTGACCGTCGTCGAAACCATCTCGGGTGAGTCACTGGTCGGCCAACGTTACCAACCTCCGTTTGATGATTACCATTCCCGGCTGAGCGATCCGTCGGGCGAGTTGGTCACCGGCGAACAAGAATCGCTTTACTGGCGTGTCGTTGCCGCTGACTTTGTGACCACCGATTCGGGCAGTGGCTTGGTTCACCTGGCACCCGCGTTTGGTGAAATCGATCACGAAGTTTTGGTCACCGAGCGAACTCGATTCGTCGACGGCCAACGCCCCGAACTGCTTTGTGCGGTCGGTCCCGACGGCAAGTTCACTGACGAATTCGCTTCGATGAAAGGGGTGTGGGTGAAGGAAGCCGACAAGGCTCTAACGCGAACGCTTCGCGAGTCCGGACGTCTGCTGCACCTGGAACAATACCTGCACGATTACCCGTTCTGCTGGCGAGCCGATGACGATCCTTTGATCCAGTACCCGCGAGAAAGCTGGTTCATCCGAACGACCAAGTTCCGTGACTTGATGTTGAAGAACAACAGCAAGATCGGATGGCAACCCGAGCACATCCGCGACGGACGATTTGGGAACTTCCTGGAAAGCAACGTTGACTGGGCGCTGTCACGCGAACGTTACTGGGGCACGCCGCTGCCGATCTGGGTCTGCCAATCCACCGGCCGGATGGAAGCCATCGAAAGCTACGAGGAGTTGCTGGCCAAACCTGGTGTCGACGGCACGCAGGTTTGGGACGACGCGAAATCAGCCAACCCTGAACTGCCCGACGATCTTCGCGTGCACAAACCGTACATCGATGCGGTCACCTACGATTCTCCATTCGAATCCGGTGCCCGGATGCAACGAGTCAGCGAGGTCATCGACTGCTGGTACGACAGCGGTGCGATGCCGTTTGCTCAGTGGGGATGGCCGCATCAAAACGACGCTCAGTTCCAAGAACAATTCCCCGCGGACTTCATCAGCGAAGCGATTGACCAAACTCGCGGTTGGTTCTACAGCCAATTGGCGATCAGCACGATGTTGTTCGGCGAAGGCGCCTCCATTCGCGAAGCAGGAACTCAGGCGAGCGAATCCGCTCCGTCACGTGACAGTGAGTCGGACTACCCGCATCCGTTCCGTAACTGCATCGTGCTGGGATTGATGCTGTCGCAGTGGTACGAATCCGCTGGCAAAGAAGGCCAACCCAAAACGGTATTGCTGTCAGAAGCCGAGGCAGATCAGGCCGATGGCAAGTTCACAAAAAAGACCGGCAAGATGTCCAAGAGTCTTCGGAACTACCGAAGCCCCTCGGAGATTTTTGACAAGTACGGTGCTGACGCGATGCGTTGGTACTTCTTCGCCAACCAAGCCCCTTGGAATTCGATCATCTACGCCGATCAAGCGATCCGCGATTCGATCCCCGAGTTCTTGCTGCGACTTTGGAACACGTACAGCTTCTTCTCCATCTACGCCGAGATCGATGGGTTTGATCCGACAACCGCGACGGGTGTGGATAACCAAGTGACACCAGAATCGCTGGCCTTGGCACCGACCTATCGTCCAATCAGTGAACGAAGCGAGATCGATCGTTGGATTCACTCCGAATTGCATCGCACGCTGGCGACGGTCATCGACCGCATGGACGCGTTCGACAACTACAACGCGTGCCAAGCGATCACCAACTTGTTGGATGGCCTGAGCAACTGGTACGTCCGGCGCAGTCGTGATCGATTCTGGGCACCTGAATCGGATTCACCAGACAAGCACGATGCGTACTGGACGCTGTACGAAGTGATGTTGGAACTGACCAAGGTCATTGCTCCCTTCGTTCCGTTCCTGGCCGACACTTTGTGGAAAGAATTGACCGCACCATTCGGTGACAAATCGCTGAAGAGCGTTCACCTCTGCGATTTCCCCAAACCAGATGCCTCCCGAGTCGATCAAAAGCTATCCGATTCCATGCGATTGCTTCGCGAGATCGCATCGATGGGGCGTTCGGCTCGCGCGGATGCGAAGCTGAAAGTTCGCCTGCCACTGTCCAAGGTCGAAGTCATCTTGACCGACGATTCCGCGATTGATTGGCTGCAAAGTCACGACGCTTTGGTTCGCGAAGAATTGAATGTCAAAGCGGTCGACTACACGACTGATGGTGGCGACTACGTTCAGTACACCATCGTGCCCAACTTCAAACGGCTTGGTCCTAAAGTTGGCAAGAACATTCCCGTCGTCAAAAAAATGTTGGGCGAAGCGGATGGAAATCAATTGCTGACGCAGCTTCAAACCGCTGGCTACGTCGAACTGGAGCTTCCTTCCGGTCCGTTGAAGCTCGACGGCGAAGACATCGAAGTTCGCTTGCAAGCTCGCGATGGATGGGCGGCCGCTCAAGGCTCGGGGTGCGTCGTCGTGCTCAACACCGAAGTCACTCCCGAACTGCGTCGCGAAGGATTGGCCAAGGACTTGATTCGCGGAATCCAAAGTCAACGCAAAGAACTCGATTGCCAATACACCGATCGAATCCGAGTGGCCGTCGAAACGTCGGATGCGGAACTGCAATCTGCGATCGATGAACACCGCGAGATGATTTGTGGCGAAACATTGGCCGATGAATTGACCATGGGCACTCTGCAAAATGCTCAACAAGTCACCATCGAGGGCGGCGAACTGTATGTCGCCAAAGTGAGTGAAGCGTGA
- the purN gene encoding phosphoribosylglycinamide formyltransferase yields MSDPSTLKVAVFLSGGGRTLANLIRHRDEHGLPIDFRLVIASREGLGGIEIAEDAGIETRVIRKTDFDSDKAYSEAMFGPCRDAGSTHVIMAGFLKHVLIPGDFEHRVINIHPSLLPAFGGKGMYGRNVHAAAIERGVKISGCTVHYVDNLYDNGPIIHQKACPILPTDTPDDLSSRVFKLECETLPEAIRMMADEQGT; encoded by the coding sequence GTGAGCGATCCAAGCACCTTGAAAGTAGCCGTCTTCCTGAGCGGAGGCGGCCGGACGTTGGCCAATTTAATTCGCCATCGCGACGAGCATGGTTTGCCAATCGATTTCCGATTGGTGATTGCCAGCCGAGAAGGATTGGGCGGAATCGAGATCGCCGAGGACGCTGGCATCGAAACTCGGGTCATTCGCAAAACGGATTTTGATTCCGACAAAGCCTACAGCGAAGCCATGTTTGGTCCCTGCCGAGACGCCGGCTCGACCCATGTGATCATGGCGGGGTTCCTGAAACACGTTTTGATCCCGGGCGACTTTGAACATCGAGTGATCAACATCCATCCGTCTCTGCTGCCAGCATTCGGCGGAAAGGGAATGTACGGTCGCAATGTGCATGCGGCGGCGATTGAACGAGGCGTGAAGATCAGTGGCTGCACGGTTCACTATGTGGACAATCTTTACGACAACGGACCAATCATCCACCAGAAGGCCTGTCCGATCCTTCCCACCGACACGCCCGACGACCTGTCCTCCCGCGTGTTCAAACTGGAATGCGAAACGTTGCCGGAAGCCATCCGAATGATGGCTGACGAGCAAGGTACCTGA